CCGCGAACTGCGGTCCCTCCGGAGGGGCCCACAGGACCGCGTCCGGGCCGGCGACGGCGAGCCAGCGGGCGGGATCGCACGGCTCCGTGGGGAGGGCGAGAAAAACGCGCCCGGCCGGCCGGCCGGTGATCGCGCGGATCAGATCCCGGGCCGGATCGGGCGGCGGAGCGGACAGCCCGCTCACGGCGAGCCCTCCCGGGAGCGGAGCGCGCGGTAGAGATGGCACGCGCCGAGTGCCAGGGGCCGGACCTGCACGCTCTCGAAACCGCACTCCCGGATCGTGCGGGAGAAACTCTCGGGGGCGGGAAACGCGGCGATCGAGCGCTCGAGATAGCGGTACTCGGGAGCTCGGGACAGCAGCGCGCCGAGGCGAGGGACGACGCTGCGGATGTAGGCGCGCGCGGCGGCTCCCGCCCAGCGCCCCCGCGGCGATCCGAGTTCGAGCACCGCCAGCCGGCCGCCGGGCCGGAGGACCCGTGCGATCTCCCTCAGGGCCCGCTCCCGGTCGGGAACGTTGCGGATGCCGAAGGCCATCGCCGCGGCGTCGAACCGCGCGGCCGCGAAGGGCAGCGCCTGCGCGTCTCCCCGGAGCAGGCGCAAGCTCCCCGCCGCTCCGGCGCGGCGCGCCTTTGCCGCGGCCAGGGCCAGCATCCGGGGCGATGGGTCGAGGCCGACCACCTCGATCCGGGGATGCCGCGCGAGCGCCTCGAGCGCGAGATCCCCCGTGCCCGTGGCCAGGTCGAGCAGACGGGCGCCGGGAGAAAGCTCGAGAGCGTCGATGGCGCGCCGCCGCCACGCCCGGTCGCGGCCGAGCGACATGATCCGGTTCAGCAGGTCGTAACGCGGCGCGATCCTGTCGAACATCGCGCCGCTGCCGG
The sequence above is drawn from the Acidobacteriota bacterium genome and encodes:
- the ubiE gene encoding bifunctional demethylmenaquinone methyltransferase/2-methoxy-6-polyprenyl-1,4-benzoquinol methylase UbiE; this encodes MFDRIAPRYDLLNRIMSLGRDRAWRRRAIDALELSPGARLLDLATGTGDLALEALARHPRIEVVGLDPSPRMLALAAAKARRAGAAGSLRLLRGDAQALPFAAARFDAAAMAFGIRNVPDRERALREIARVLRPGGRLAVLELGSPRGRWAGAAARAYIRSVVPRLGALLSRAPEYRYLERSIAAFPAPESFSRTIRECGFESVQVRPLALGACHLYRALRSREGSP